The following DNA comes from Theileria parva strain Muguga chromosome 3 map unlocalized ctg_531, whole genome shotgun sequence.
ttgGTGAGCCAGAACCCGGTTTTAATTTAGGCataatagtttaaatatataataaaagtaataacaaattaaaggTGGATAAAATGGGAATCATATGTTCTAACACGACATGGGAAGGGTttcaaaataatttacattcGATCCTATTCATAGATGGtttcctaaaattttaatatttttaatgtaaatcTTACATCCACCTTCGACAAATCGTATTCACTGCCCGTCATTTCTCTCCACCTAAATATGGTGTTACTATATTTTCAACTAACAGCTTAAGAACATCGTTGGATGCAGATTCGAAGTGTGAGGTTGCATCATAAGACTCTGTTACGAAAATCtgaaaaattttaattatatgtgTGATGGTTTACGTTATCTTTGCATTCTTTTGATGTTGGTACGTATATGTCTGAGATGTTGACGAAATGGTCTTCAACCTTCCCAATCAATCCCATTGCAGGCATTATTTCTACAACacctattatttaaattatactaacCAGCCATTGGATCATTTGTTTCAACTGTTGTTGATATGATACACACGTACTTTCCTTTACTAGTGACCCCGTGGGAATATGAAACCAGAGTTACATAGACGTCTAAAACGATTATAAATAACAGCTACTAAGTTGATTTATaaatacaatattaaatctTTATGGAATCTTGAAGTTAATCTGTGTAAGTAACTAATAGATGACATACCGTGTTTACGCCTAAGTTGTTTCTGAGGTATTATAATTTGACATGAGGATGCGTTATTTGTCTCTGGAATAGGAttacttaatatacaaatgCATCTTATTACTTTCCCTGTGCTTTTAACCTTTTCGGGAGCCAGTTCTAGGCAGTATGTGGGATCACACACTACCATTGAACATCTCGCAAGTTCTCCTTCAGCTGTCACTACTCCACACACCTTTCCTTCTTCATCAAATTTGAACTCTTTAACTGGTTTGTTTAGCATAAAAGTCCCTCTGTGAATTGCACATTTTCTAGAGAAAGCCTCGGGGATCCCGCCAAGACCGTATACTGGGTAAATGAAGGGAGATGACCCAAATCTCATTAGAGATTCCATATAAAGCTTCATCTTTTTTATCGGCTCACAGGCAGGGAGTTTTAGGTAGTCATCGTTAGTGTAAAGCGCTACTGCATGACCCAAAAAGTCAATTGTATTTTCCTCTAGTCCATAGTGTTTGTAGTATGCAGTTATGGACTCGAGGAATGGATTGTGGTTCTTCCACGTACTCTGGTCCTTTTcgttaaagttaaaaacaaatttataaaagttATGGCATCTGTTTTTTTCAAGAAACCCCATCAATGGTGATGAAAGCGCCTCTTTGTCGGATGCCGGGACCTTGTGGATGAACTTTTCGCTGTACAAAAAATTCCCCTTCTGGTGCTGATACACGTAACTTCCATCCAGAACTTGCCATTCCAGGTATTGAGAAGTTTCTGTGGCCCTTAGAATTTTAACCAATTTCCCTCCCGCTAGAACAAATTTCGGTATTAGGTCCACATTCCAATCTCGATTAACTCCAAATGAAGTTGGAGGCGATGAttctattttttacatgaattatataatattatacctCTTTTGAAGTATTTGTACAGGTTAGTCAGGTTTAAAGAAGCTGATTCTCCCCCGTAATATGGGTTACGATCCATTACAAGTACCTTCTTTCCtacatttatattttataaaaactTTGTCGTTTAATTAACACCTACCGCTCTGTGAAAGCAGGCCACTTAATATACTCTCCTTCAAACCTGTTCCAAGAACACAGACCTAAAATTGAGATTAATTTAgggataaaaattaaataattttacaaaatatattacatcGTATATTTCGTCCATTTTattctataatttacactgatatttgataattaaggaatttattactaatttttcttaaacgaatataaaatgtactaaaatatcaagaaaaagaaaatataaatattttatcttgATATTACAGGGAATTAAACAATCAATtctaaaaacaaaaaataaatataaattaactaaacCTAATAAGGCTATTAgcctaaaaaataatagtgGAATCAcatatgataaaatatgtaactgggaataaattaatagacTAGAAGGACtaaaattcaaaaaaataataaaaattgataagAAAACCTTGAGGAATCACAAGTGAGTTTGactaaatataaaaattaaatcgGGAATAGGATTAGTATTATACGAACTTAGGGTAAAATTCGAATGAAAATCACTCAAAATATTAGATAAAAAACAAAGAACTcgaaataatattaatttagtaaaaaatcagatttttatcaattcgGTTCCGGTAGCTGATATTATAACTTCAAAAGTGTTTTATTATCTATCAATAATCATTTaagaaattaatattttatatgtgCAAGTATAATAGTTGTAATATTTAGGTGACAACTTTAATAGCTTGATTCTTCCCCATTATAGTGaggtattattttatcagaAACTTCATTGTTTTAATTActttgtttattttattttataaatttattaattttttatttcaacTTCAGGTTAGTTTCttattttttctttttttaaaacaatcTTTATCACCATAATGatactaatttattttttcccaAACTTACTTAatctaattattttttagataaatatGGAGACCTCTGTCGATTTAAGGAAATATAAGTTGAAGAAGGCTGATCGCGTTGTTCCTTACAGGAGGTTGAACACCTCTTTGAAGGACTGCAATCCAGACCTTTTCGTTAAAGCTTTTGCTGAGCATATGAAACTCAAGGGATACCTTGAATGTCCTAAACGTCTTGATTACGCAAAAACTAGTGTTGCTAAAGAATTAGCCCCTCAGGACCCTGATTGGTTTTACATTAGGGCCGCTGCTGTTTTGCGTCATCTATATTTCCACCCAGACTCTGGAGTTGACAGGCTTAGAAAGGTTTATAGTAGCAAGAAAAGAAACGGTTCTGCCCCTAATCACACCTGCAGAGCCTCTGGCAAGATTCTAAGGACTATTGTCCAACAACTTGAATCGATTGGTTTCCTTGAACAGGACCTTAAGAAGCATGGCAGACGTCTTTCCCGCAAGGGTTGTAACACTGTTAACGCCTTTGCCCGTCAACTCACTAGAGAAGTCATTAACCGGGCTTAATCTACTACCATaactatacatataatacACAATATACCCACATACACCTGATAAAACAcctataattatatatactcaataatagtcattatttaatgtaaaaactaaatagtgtaaaattaaaccaCAGATCTGTTCCTAACAAAT
Coding sequences within:
- the Gdi2 gene encoding Rab GDP dissociation inhibitor — its product is MDEIYDVCVLGTGLKESILSGLLSQSGKKVLVMDRNPYYGGESASLNLTNLYKYFKRESSPPTSFGVNRDWNVDLIPKFVLAGGKLVKILRATETSQYLEWQVLDGSYVYQHQKGNFLYSEKFIHKVPASDKEALSSPLMGFLEKNRCHNFYKFVFNFNEKDQSTWKNHNPFLESITAYYKHYGLEENTIDFLGHAVALYTNDDYLKLPACEPIKKMKLYMESLMRFGSSPFIYPVYGLGGIPEAFSRKCAIHRGTFMLNKPVKEFKFDEEGKVCGVVTAEGELARCSMVVCDPTYCLELAPEKVKSTGKVIRCICILSNPIPETNNASSCQIIIPQKQLRRKHDVYVTLVSYSHGVTSKGKYVCIISTTVETNDPMAEIMPAMGLIGKVEDHFVNISDIYVPTSKECKDNIFVTESYDATSHFESASNDVLKLWREMTGSEYDLSKVDETIYE
- the RPS19A gene encoding 40S ribosomal protein S19-2 yields the protein METSVDLRKYKLKKADRVVPYRRLNTSLKDCNPDLFVKAFAEHMKLKGYLECPKRLDYAKTSVAKELAPQDPDWFYIRAAAVLRHLYFHPDSGVDRLRKVYSSKKRNGSAPNHTCRASGKILRTIVQQLESIGFLEQDLKKHGRRLSRKGCNTVNAFARQLTREVINRA